The Kitasatospora setae KM-6054 genome contains a region encoding:
- a CDS encoding LppU/SCO3897 family protein codes for MSTPQPGQYPPPGQYPPPTGGYPPPQPGPYGQPGPAPYGQPGSYPPPGPYGQPAPAPYGQQYPPPPPPPAQYAPPGQQYPPPGQPVVYPPPGGYQARTVSRWRPKQVLTVVAAVVGALVLGAVWLFAPDDGADSAKVGDCMYKSGGTSTRPTLTVLPCSDSKAVYKVVKVVQSYDPSACDGLPEETGRYSESRKRKAFTLCFVAKTP; via the coding sequence GTGAGCACACCCCAGCCGGGCCAGTACCCGCCGCCGGGCCAGTACCCCCCGCCCACCGGGGGCTACCCCCCGCCGCAGCCCGGCCCGTACGGCCAACCCGGCCCGGCCCCGTACGGCCAGCCCGGCTCGTACCCGCCGCCCGGCCCGTACGGCCAGCCCGCCCCGGCCCCGTACGGCCAGCAGTACCCGCCGCCCCCGCCGCCGCCCGCCCAGTACGCCCCGCCCGGGCAGCAGTACCCGCCGCCCGGCCAGCCCGTGGTGTACCCGCCGCCGGGCGGCTACCAGGCGCGCACCGTGTCGCGCTGGCGGCCGAAGCAGGTCCTGACGGTGGTCGCGGCCGTCGTCGGGGCGCTCGTCCTCGGCGCCGTCTGGCTGTTCGCGCCGGACGACGGCGCGGACAGCGCCAAGGTCGGCGACTGCATGTACAAGTCCGGCGGGACGTCGACCCGGCCGACCCTCACCGTGCTGCCGTGCAGCGACAGCAAGGCCGTCTACAAGGTGGTCAAGGTCGTACAGAGCTACGACCCGTCCGCCTGCGACGGCCTGCCCGAGGAGACCGGGCGCTACTCCGAGTCGAGGAAGCGCAAGGCCTTCACGCTCTGCTTCGTCGCGAAGACGCCCTGA
- a CDS encoding proline--tRNA ligase: MRWSQLYVPTLREDPADADAASHRLLVRAGYVRQLAAGHYSLLPLAARVRARIVAVVREEMERIGAQEFLLPALHPAELWRRTGRWESMGEEMFRLTDRKGAEQALGMTHEEVFAHLAEELRSYRQLPQTWYQFQTKFRDEARPRSGLLRVREFTMKDSYSFDLDEAGMARSFEAHRLAYLRIFERLGLPAFGVRASSGAMGGSGSVEFMSPSAAGEDLVVRCPGCGYAANTEKALSALPAVADPAERTERTGPAEQTERTDRSDQAGTFAVEEFATPGARGIEELAERHGIAPERQLKTLVQVVDGALTLVLLRGDHALVEQKLLDALGASAARPATAEEIAAALGASPGSLGPLGGHGLPVLADEALRGRTGLTCGANRDGFHLRGVSIGRDVRVTRWADLREVTAGEPCAECGAALEVLRTIEVGHIFQLGRRYTEALGVAVAGPAGERVVPLMGSYGIGVERLLAALVEAHHDERGIRWPAAVAPFDLVLTVLPDRGGAVAEAAERLCGELGAAGVRVLLDDRAERPGVKFADAELIGVPWRLTLGARGLAAGTAELTARADGSTRELGLDAAVPELRALAG, from the coding sequence ATGCGCTGGTCGCAGCTGTACGTACCCACTCTGCGGGAGGACCCGGCCGACGCCGACGCCGCGAGCCACCGCCTGCTGGTCCGGGCCGGCTACGTGCGGCAGTTGGCGGCCGGCCACTACTCGCTGCTACCGCTGGCGGCCCGGGTCCGGGCCCGGATCGTCGCGGTGGTCCGCGAGGAGATGGAGCGGATCGGCGCCCAGGAGTTCCTGCTGCCCGCGCTGCACCCGGCCGAGCTGTGGCGGCGCACCGGGCGCTGGGAGTCGATGGGCGAGGAGATGTTCCGCCTGACCGACCGCAAGGGCGCCGAGCAGGCCCTCGGGATGACGCACGAGGAGGTCTTCGCGCACCTCGCCGAGGAGCTCCGCTCGTACCGGCAACTGCCCCAGACCTGGTACCAGTTCCAGACCAAGTTCCGGGACGAGGCGCGCCCCCGCTCGGGCCTGCTGCGGGTGCGCGAGTTCACCATGAAGGACTCGTACAGCTTCGACCTCGACGAGGCCGGGATGGCCCGCTCCTTCGAGGCGCACCGGCTGGCCTACCTGCGGATCTTCGAGCGGCTCGGGCTGCCCGCGTTCGGGGTGCGGGCCTCCAGCGGGGCGATGGGCGGCAGCGGGTCGGTCGAGTTCATGAGCCCCTCGGCGGCCGGCGAGGACCTGGTGGTGCGCTGCCCGGGCTGCGGCTACGCGGCCAACACCGAGAAGGCGCTCTCCGCACTGCCCGCCGTCGCCGACCCGGCCGAGCGGACCGAGCGGACCGGCCCGGCCGAGCAGACCGAGCGGACCGACCGGAGCGACCAGGCCGGGACGTTCGCGGTCGAGGAGTTCGCGACGCCCGGCGCGCGCGGCATCGAGGAGCTGGCGGAGCGCCACGGCATCGCGCCCGAGCGGCAGCTGAAGACCCTGGTGCAGGTGGTCGACGGCGCGCTGACGCTGGTGCTGCTGCGCGGCGACCACGCGCTGGTCGAGCAGAAGCTGCTGGACGCGCTGGGCGCCTCGGCCGCCCGCCCCGCCACCGCCGAGGAGATCGCGGCGGCGCTCGGCGCCTCGCCCGGCAGCCTCGGCCCGCTCGGCGGGCACGGCCTGCCCGTGCTCGCCGACGAGGCGCTGCGCGGGCGCACCGGCCTGACCTGCGGCGCCAACCGGGACGGCTTCCACCTGCGGGGCGTGTCGATCGGGCGGGACGTCCGGGTCACCCGCTGGGCGGACCTGCGCGAGGTCACCGCCGGCGAGCCCTGCGCCGAGTGCGGCGCCGCGCTGGAGGTGCTGCGCACCATCGAGGTCGGCCACATCTTCCAGCTCGGCCGCCGCTACACCGAGGCGCTCGGCGTCGCGGTGGCCGGCCCGGCCGGTGAGCGGGTGGTGCCGCTGATGGGCAGTTACGGCATCGGCGTGGAGCGGCTGCTGGCCGCCCTGGTCGAGGCGCACCACGACGAGCGGGGCATCCGCTGGCCCGCCGCCGTCGCCCCGTTCGACCTGGTGCTGACGGTGCTGCCCGACCGGGGCGGCGCGGTCGCCGAGGCCGCCGAGCGGCTGTGCGGCGAGCTGGGCGCGGCGGGCGTGCGGGTGCTGCTGGACGACCGGGCCGAGCGCCCCGGGGTGAAGTTCGCGGACGCCGAACTGATCGGCGTGCCCTGGCGGCTGACCCTGGGCGCGCGCGGGCTGGCCGCGGGCACCGCCGAGCTGACCGCCCGGGCGGACGGCTCGACCCGGGAGCTCGGGCTGGACGCGGCGGTGCCGGAGCTGCGCGCGCTGGCCGGCTGA
- a CDS encoding sensor histidine kinase gives MTKYTANPLLWVLFLVLAAAVLVVVRQRKASAALRQEIGGLREHYTDLEHHYTQSVASAQEQADEATKTVLKSAMRTLQGLAAEQQLILSRLQDKYGESVILQDLLEVDHTNSQFGRRAQSIAVLCGGWLGRHRDVASVYDVVRSAQGRIRHYRRVEILSQVDFGVSSRAVEPVALALAELLDNATSYSSPDTVVEINIRTVPKGVVIVVDDAGVGMNDEERNRAERLLTTERVTGVSGLGNPPQFGLAVIGVLSERFGFEVSVDSSSPYGGVRSVLLLPHELLTGVPERRSQPPAPQADRPQLDRQQAQAPVPPARPVARPAAQPAAPAAAVPPQPIESYGSTEDGLPIRRRKRPMAIVPATETDPYGAPVAPAAGASRSGAQTAAMLGAFQRGTRSGRATQHDDAHQTTSTRGTSSEGHEFS, from the coding sequence ATGACGAAATACACAGCGAACCCGTTGCTCTGGGTTCTCTTCCTCGTCCTGGCCGCCGCGGTCCTCGTCGTGGTCCGCCAGCGCAAGGCGTCCGCGGCACTCCGACAGGAGATCGGCGGGCTCCGGGAGCACTACACCGACCTGGAACACCACTATACGCAGTCGGTCGCCTCCGCTCAGGAACAAGCTGACGAAGCGACCAAGACGGTGTTGAAGTCCGCCATGCGGACGCTCCAGGGCCTCGCGGCGGAGCAGCAGTTGATCCTCTCCCGCCTGCAGGACAAGTACGGCGAGTCGGTGATCCTGCAGGACCTGCTGGAGGTCGACCACACGAACTCCCAGTTCGGCCGCCGCGCCCAGTCCATCGCCGTCCTGTGCGGCGGCTGGCTCGGCCGCCACCGGGACGTCGCCTCGGTCTACGACGTGGTGCGCTCCGCGCAGGGCCGCATCCGCCACTACCGCCGGGTGGAGATCCTCTCCCAGGTGGACTTCGGCGTCTCCAGCCGCGCGGTGGAGCCGGTCGCCCTGGCGCTGGCCGAGCTGCTCGACAACGCGACCTCGTACTCCAGCCCCGACACCGTGGTGGAGATCAACATCCGCACCGTGCCCAAGGGCGTGGTGATCGTGGTGGACGACGCCGGCGTCGGCATGAACGACGAGGAGCGGAACCGCGCCGAGCGGCTGCTCACCACCGAGCGGGTCACCGGCGTCAGCGGCCTCGGCAACCCGCCGCAGTTCGGCCTCGCCGTGATCGGCGTGCTCTCCGAGCGCTTCGGCTTCGAGGTGTCGGTGGACTCCTCCTCCCCGTACGGCGGCGTGCGCTCGGTGCTGCTGCTGCCGCACGAGCTGCTGACCGGCGTGCCCGAGCGGCGCTCCCAGCCGCCCGCGCCGCAGGCCGACCGGCCGCAGCTCGACCGGCAGCAGGCGCAGGCCCCCGTGCCGCCCGCCCGACCGGTGGCGCGCCCGGCGGCACAGCCGGCCGCCCCCGCCGCCGCGGTTCCCCCGCAGCCGATCGAGTCGTACGGCTCCACCGAGGACGGGCTGCCGATCCGCCGCCGCAAGCGGCCGATGGCGATCGTCCCGGCGACCGAGACCGACCCCTACGGCGCGCCCGTGGCGCCCGCCGCCGGCGCGTCCCGCTCCGGGGCGCAGACCGCGGCGATGCTGGGGGCTTTCCAGCGCGGCACCAGGTCGGGTCGGGCGACGCAGCACGACGACGCGCACCAGACGACCAGCACCCGCGGTACAAGCAGTGAAGGGCATGAGTTCTCGTGA
- a CDS encoding roadblock/LC7 domain-containing protein, with translation MNDDLSWMLDSALEIPGALHAVLISADGLLMARTRDIDKDNADRVAAAMSGVQSLSRSLGFFCDNPTQRWQQTLVEFDGGWVFLISAGDGAYLGVSALPDVDMQDITFRMQQLVGQLGKFLAAPPREDIGLRR, from the coding sequence GTGAACGACGATCTGTCTTGGATGCTCGACAGCGCGCTGGAGATCCCGGGGGCCCTGCACGCGGTCCTGATCTCCGCCGACGGCCTGCTGATGGCCCGCACCAGGGACATCGACAAGGACAACGCCGACCGGGTCGCCGCCGCGATGAGCGGCGTCCAGTCGCTCAGCCGCTCGCTCGGCTTCTTCTGCGACAACCCGACGCAGCGCTGGCAGCAGACCCTGGTGGAGTTCGACGGCGGCTGGGTGTTCCTGATCTCGGCCGGTGACGGCGCCTACCTGGGCGTCTCCGCGCTGCCGGACGTCGACATGCAGGACATCACCTTCCGGATGCAGCAACTGGTCGGTCAGCTGGGCAAGTTCCTCGCCGCACCGCCGCGCGAGGACATCGGGCTCCGCCGGTGA
- a CDS encoding DUF742 domain-containing protein, with amino-acid sequence MRAEGEDFEFEPVDLVRAYIITKGRDLPDEQQLSLITLVTATPEERRRPGRLTPEEQRLLDICSAGYLSVAEVAGHTRLPLGVVRIVLAALTDSGHLMTRPPVPRARTADKDLLEEVLNGLHRKFG; translated from the coding sequence GTGAGGGCCGAGGGGGAGGACTTCGAGTTCGAACCCGTGGACTTAGTCCGCGCCTACATCATCACCAAGGGCCGCGACCTGCCGGACGAGCAGCAGCTGTCCCTGATCACCCTGGTCACCGCCACTCCCGAGGAGCGCCGCCGCCCCGGCCGGCTCACCCCGGAGGAGCAGCGGCTGCTGGACATCTGCTCGGCCGGCTACCTGTCGGTCGCGGAGGTGGCCGGCCACACCCGGCTCCCGCTGGGGGTGGTGCGCATCGTCCTGGCCGCGCTCACCGACAGCGGCCACCTGATGACCCGTCCGCCGGTCCCGAGGGCCCGGACCGCCGACAAGGACCTTCTGGAGGAGGTGCTCAATGGGCTCCACCGCAAGTTCGGGTGA
- a CDS encoding GTP-binding protein, giving the protein MGSTASSGDRRGLTTDDYVAGGATQTAVKILVVGHFAVGKTTFIGSISEIEPLSTEETMTQAAEAVDDLKGVRGKTTTTVALDFGRLTLSERVVLYLFGTPGQTRFVQMWEDMARGALGALILVDPERLADSFPVIDLIEQYGLDYAIAVNHFDGNPERAERALREALDLLDETPVVTCDARNEQSSAAALTTLVRYLLDRAS; this is encoded by the coding sequence ATGGGCTCCACCGCAAGTTCGGGTGACCGGCGCGGGCTGACCACCGACGACTACGTCGCCGGCGGCGCGACCCAGACCGCCGTGAAGATCCTGGTGGTCGGGCACTTCGCGGTCGGCAAGACCACCTTCATCGGCTCGATCTCCGAGATCGAGCCGCTGTCGACCGAAGAGACCATGACCCAGGCGGCCGAGGCCGTCGACGACCTCAAGGGCGTCCGCGGCAAGACCACCACCACGGTCGCGCTGGACTTCGGCCGCCTCACCCTCAGCGAACGCGTGGTGCTGTACCTGTTCGGCACCCCCGGCCAGACCCGCTTCGTCCAGATGTGGGAGGACATGGCCCGCGGCGCCCTCGGCGCGCTGATCCTGGTCGACCCCGAACGGCTCGCCGACTCCTTCCCCGTCATCGACCTGATCGAGCAGTACGGGCTGGACTACGCCATCGCCGTCAACCACTTCGACGGCAACCCGGAGCGCGCCGAACGGGCGCTGCGGGAGGCCCTCGACCTGCTCGACGAAACCCCGGTCGTCACCTGCGACGCGCGCAACGAGCAGTCGTCTGCCGCCGCACTCACCACTCTCGTCCGCTATTTGCTGGACCGCGCCAGCTAG
- a CDS encoding cytochrome P450, whose product MDTHSSAPVPPPGCPAHGGRVPLYGAEFAADPQSYYDYLRHYGPTAPVEIAPGVEATLVTEYSAALQLLQDPSSYRRDSRRWRDLNEGRIPMDSPVLPLLVYRPNTLFTDGAEHLRLRQTITDCLARIDQRRLARTTRQTSDFLIAQFGYRGSADLLSSYAKQLPLFVFNQLFGCPADIGDRVMFGIAGMFDGINAEKAAQVMFGAIGELIALKRSRPGDDVTSWMLQHHANLTDEEMTHQLAVLLGAGAEPLGNLIGNTLHRLLTHDTYAHQGGLIDEAIDDTLWENPPITNLGPHYPAADGEFAGQKVQAGELLMVSYAAANSSPILAAERRASSRAHLAWSAGPHACPAKDPARQIAMTALENLFNQLPDIELAVPGEMLSWRPGPFNRALVSLPARFTPDESVRRPQAATEAPAKPAQSAKSTEKIGRWSQFLNWLAK is encoded by the coding sequence ATGGACACCCACTCCTCCGCCCCGGTCCCCCCGCCCGGGTGCCCGGCCCACGGCGGCCGAGTGCCGCTGTACGGGGCCGAGTTCGCCGCCGACCCGCAGTCGTACTACGACTACCTGCGGCACTACGGTCCGACCGCTCCGGTCGAGATCGCCCCCGGGGTGGAGGCCACCCTGGTGACCGAGTACTCGGCCGCCCTGCAGCTGCTGCAGGACCCGTCCTCCTACCGCCGGGACTCCCGGCGCTGGCGGGACCTCAACGAGGGCCGGATCCCGATGGACAGCCCGGTCCTGCCGCTGCTGGTCTACCGTCCGAACACCCTGTTCACCGACGGCGCCGAGCACCTGCGGCTGCGCCAGACCATCACCGACTGCCTGGCCCGGATCGACCAGCGCCGGCTGGCCCGCACCACCCGGCAGACCTCCGACTTCCTGATCGCCCAGTTCGGCTACCGCGGCTCCGCCGACCTGCTGAGCTCGTACGCCAAGCAGCTGCCGCTGTTCGTCTTCAACCAGCTGTTCGGCTGCCCCGCCGACATCGGCGACCGGGTGATGTTCGGCATCGCCGGCATGTTCGACGGCATCAACGCCGAGAAGGCCGCCCAGGTGATGTTCGGCGCGATCGGCGAGCTGATCGCGCTCAAGCGCAGCCGCCCCGGCGACGACGTCACCTCCTGGATGCTGCAGCACCACGCCAACCTCACCGACGAGGAGATGACGCACCAGCTGGCCGTGCTGCTGGGCGCCGGCGCCGAGCCGCTGGGCAACCTGATCGGCAACACCCTGCACCGGCTGCTCACCCACGACACCTACGCGCACCAGGGCGGCCTGATCGACGAGGCGATCGACGACACCCTGTGGGAGAACCCGCCGATCACCAACCTCGGCCCGCACTACCCCGCCGCCGACGGGGAGTTCGCCGGCCAGAAGGTGCAGGCGGGCGAGCTGCTGATGGTCAGTTACGCGGCCGCCAACAGCAGCCCGATCCTGGCCGCCGAGCGCCGCGCCAGCAGCCGCGCCCACCTGGCCTGGAGCGCCGGACCGCACGCCTGCCCGGCCAAGGACCCGGCCCGGCAGATCGCGATGACCGCGCTGGAGAACCTGTTCAACCAGCTCCCGGACATCGAACTGGCCGTCCCCGGCGAGATGCTGAGCTGGCGTCCGGGCCCGTTCAACCGCGCCCTGGTCTCGCTGCCCGCCCGGTTCACCCCGGACGAGTCGGTGCGGCGCCCGCAGGCCGCCACCGAGGCCCCCGCCAAGCCCGCGCAGAGCGCCAAGTCGACCGAGAAGATAGGGCGTTGGAGCCAGTTCCTCAACTGGCTCGCCAAGTGA
- a CDS encoding tryptophan dimethylallyltransferase family protein, translated as MPPRPAGRTVGSHTARQLLALSELVGLDGGDSASYARALTDALGPVVHRTLDLPPAVPTFLSDDHTPVEFSLSMSPGGTPALRVLLEPASGFGDLGESSRLGLRALRSLARRWDIATDQLDLVQDLFLPDDPQGSFALWIALELTPGGTPRMKVYLNPAATGPDRAAATIREALRRLGHHQAYDSLPPADRLLFLALDLGAWETPRLKVYTAHHGLRASTVGTLNRMAGGPPAAETEAFLHTAAGLPADQDAVFDRRPVLSCHSFTDPAADRPSGFTLHVPVRDYAQDDREALGRAETLLTRYGIAPGILGDALGALTPRRPEDGVGLIAYLAMVHQDGRLPRLTAYLSSEAYRVRTPNRRPTGPRPVR; from the coding sequence TTGCCACCCAGACCCGCCGGACGCACGGTCGGGAGCCACACGGCACGTCAACTGCTCGCCCTGTCCGAGCTGGTGGGTCTGGACGGGGGCGACTCCGCGAGTTACGCCCGCGCCCTGACCGATGCGCTCGGGCCGGTGGTGCACCGGACCCTCGACCTGCCGCCCGCCGTACCGACCTTCCTCTCCGACGACCACACCCCCGTCGAGTTCTCGCTGTCGATGTCCCCCGGCGGCACCCCCGCCCTCCGGGTGCTGCTCGAACCCGCCAGCGGCTTCGGCGACCTCGGCGAGAGCAGCCGGCTCGGCCTGCGCGCGCTCCGCTCCCTCGCCCGCCGCTGGGACATCGCCACCGACCAACTCGACCTGGTCCAGGACCTCTTCCTGCCCGACGACCCGCAGGGCAGCTTCGCCCTCTGGATCGCCCTGGAGCTCACCCCCGGCGGCACCCCCCGGATGAAGGTCTACCTCAACCCCGCCGCCACCGGCCCCGACCGGGCCGCCGCCACCATCCGCGAGGCCCTGCGCCGGCTCGGCCACCACCAGGCGTACGACAGCCTCCCGCCCGCCGACCGGCTGCTCTTCCTCGCCCTCGACCTCGGCGCCTGGGAGACCCCCCGGCTCAAGGTCTACACCGCCCACCACGGGCTGCGGGCCTCCACCGTCGGCACCCTCAACCGGATGGCCGGCGGCCCCCCGGCCGCCGAGACCGAAGCCTTCCTGCACACCGCCGCCGGACTGCCCGCCGACCAGGACGCCGTCTTCGACCGGCGCCCCGTCCTGAGCTGCCACTCCTTCACCGACCCGGCGGCGGACCGCCCCAGCGGCTTCACCCTGCACGTCCCGGTCCGCGACTACGCCCAGGACGACCGCGAGGCGCTCGGCCGCGCCGAGACCCTGCTGACCCGGTACGGGATCGCCCCCGGCATCCTCGGCGACGCCCTCGGCGCCCTCACCCCGCGCCGCCCCGAGGACGGCGTCGGCCTGATCGCCTACCTGGCCATGGTCCACCAGGACGGACGCCTCCCCCGGCTGACCGCCTACCTCTCCTCCGAGGCCTACCGCGTCCGCACGCCCAACCGACGACCGACCGGTCCGCGCCCCGTCCGCTGA
- a CDS encoding flavin-containing monooxygenase, whose amino-acid sequence MSVCVIGAGLSGLAAAYALREGGLDFVCLEKSPGVGGIWRRSAAGEPGPAYRALHLNSARELTCFEAFPMDEEHGMYPSHRDMAVYLREFAEWAGLLPHIEFGTEAVSVRQGADGIWTVVSRGADGAESVRTFDQVVVAAGHHDVALLPNPLPAGAESFTGRLLHSMDYVDGAEFAGRRVVVVGLGASAVDIAADVSRHAERTVLSVRNGQHVVPKQLFGVSVDAIAVAPWFTEKSLPEQQEFIEEALRVARGPLTDYGLPEPPYRIFQSPVTVSDEILPRIRQGAVRPRPGIESLSGSTVRFTDGSTEEADAIVFCTGFGWRMPFLAEDHPAGGRGPVRLYQRMVDPDRPGLFFLGLIRPVGSITRLVEAQARWVVRLAKGESVLPAADVMHKEVDDFLAGIERRYGLSAGASVHVDVTPYQRRLAEL is encoded by the coding sequence GTGAGTGTCTGTGTGATCGGTGCGGGCCTGTCGGGCCTGGCGGCGGCGTACGCGTTGCGCGAGGGCGGGCTGGACTTCGTCTGCCTGGAGAAGTCCCCCGGCGTGGGCGGGATCTGGCGGCGGTCGGCGGCGGGGGAGCCGGGCCCGGCGTACCGGGCGCTGCACCTGAACAGTGCGCGGGAGCTGACCTGCTTCGAGGCGTTCCCGATGGACGAGGAGCACGGGATGTACCCGAGCCACCGGGACATGGCGGTCTACCTGCGGGAGTTCGCGGAGTGGGCGGGCCTGCTGCCGCACATCGAGTTCGGCACCGAGGCGGTGTCGGTGCGTCAGGGCGCGGACGGCATATGGACGGTGGTGAGCCGGGGCGCGGACGGGGCGGAGTCGGTCCGGACCTTCGACCAGGTGGTGGTGGCGGCGGGGCACCACGACGTGGCGCTGCTGCCGAACCCGCTGCCGGCGGGCGCGGAGTCGTTCACGGGTCGGCTGCTGCACTCGATGGACTACGTGGACGGCGCGGAGTTCGCCGGGCGCCGGGTGGTCGTGGTGGGCCTCGGGGCGTCGGCGGTGGACATCGCGGCGGACGTGTCGCGGCACGCGGAGCGCACGGTGCTCTCGGTGCGCAACGGCCAGCACGTGGTGCCCAAGCAGCTGTTCGGCGTCTCGGTGGACGCGATCGCGGTGGCGCCGTGGTTCACCGAGAAGTCGCTGCCGGAGCAGCAGGAGTTCATCGAGGAGGCGCTGCGGGTGGCGCGCGGCCCGCTGACCGACTACGGGCTGCCGGAGCCGCCGTACCGGATCTTCCAGTCGCCGGTGACGGTCTCGGACGAGATCCTGCCGCGGATCCGGCAGGGGGCGGTCCGGCCGCGGCCGGGCATCGAGTCGCTGTCCGGGTCGACCGTCCGGTTCACGGACGGGAGCACGGAGGAGGCGGACGCGATCGTGTTCTGCACCGGGTTCGGGTGGCGGATGCCGTTCCTGGCGGAGGACCACCCGGCGGGCGGGCGGGGGCCGGTGCGGCTGTACCAGCGGATGGTGGACCCGGACCGGCCGGGCCTGTTCTTCCTGGGCCTGATCCGCCCGGTGGGGTCGATCACCCGGCTGGTGGAGGCGCAGGCGCGCTGGGTGGTGCGGCTGGCCAAGGGCGAGTCGGTGCTGCCGGCGGCCGACGTGATGCACAAGGAGGTCGACGACTTCCTGGCCGGGATCGAGCGCCGGTACGGCCTGTCGGCGGGCGCCTCGGTGCACGTCGACGTGACGCCCTACCAGCGCCGGCTCGCGGAGCTCTAG